The stretch of DNA CTCCTCACGGTGCGCTCGCAACCAGGGTAGGGAACAACCCGGACTGAGCCTTGCCAGGCTCGCAAGCGTCTGACGCACCGGCGTGGCGCAGCTCGCGCCATGCGGGTCGAACCCGGGCGCGTGTTCCATGGGGATCCATACATCGGCTCGTTCTTCCTTTGGTGGATCCCGCAGGCGATCCCGCCACGCGGGCGCATTTTCTCCGCACTCCCGCCAATACGCCATCGCGAGGGCTACTTCGTGCGCACCACCTAACTGGCCGGCGCCCACCGCAAGCGCCGCCATCAGGCACGATGCATGAGTCGACCCTCCGGCGCCGGCGCTCATCGCTGCGTTGATGCTCGGCTCGCGTGGCCCTAAGTTGGCCACCGCGATGGCGAGGCCTTCCAAAAGCTTTGTTTGCGAACAACTAGGCCCTTCGTGCTTGAAAAGGAGGTACAGGTATTCAATCCAGGTCGCCTTGCCGAGCAGATCGCCGTACACATCGTAACCGGCGCAGTAACACGCCTTAGCGGCAAACGGGTTATCCGGTTCCTCAAGCTCCTGCCAGAGGCGGCTATGGATCACTTCGGGTTCCTTGCTTATCGGTGCTTTTGCGCTCATTTGACGGCACTCAATGCCCGAACTCGGGTCTTGATCGGGGGGACCTCTTCCACGTCGATGCGCACATCGAGCAAGCTAGGACCGGCCCGCTTGCATAGCGCTTGCACATCTAGTACACGCAGATCTTTTGGTGATCGAATGGTGTACCCTTCCGCGCCCATTGCCCAGGCCAAGGCAGCATAGTCCACCTCCGGTAACTGATAACCGATAGGCTCGGCACAAGCGAGCCGCTGGCCGTGCTTGACCATGCCTAGGGCCCCATCATTGAGAATCACAAAGATCACCGGCAACTTTTCCTCGACGGCAACTGTGATCTCCTGCCCGCTCATGAGCCAACTCCCATCACCGGTGATACACACGACGGGATTTCCTCCCCGCCCAAGCGCGGTGCCTATTGCAGCGCCAATCGCCCAACCCATCGACGCAAACTCCAGAGCCGATCGAAATAGACCGGCGTTTGGGGCACGCTGTCCCGCAATGCGCCGATCGAAGGGATGCAAATAATGGATTGCCCAGGCAAAACTATTTCCCGTATCCGCAAGAAAGCACGTGTGTGGAGGAAACAAAACCGTCAATTCACGCATTAGCCGTTGAGGTTTTATCGGGGTCGCATCGGAGTAGTACTTGCTCTCTCCTTCGAGACGAAACGGCAGCGATGGGCTCGTCTTCCTTTTGCTCTGAATCGTGCCGGGCCCGTGTTCCGTGGTGGGCCGAGTTACGCCAACCGTTTCCGTTGCGATCGTCCGTAGGTGCTTCAGCAAGCGCTCGAAGATCGTAATGATCCGGCCGCGAACGTGCAGCCGTGCCATTGGCGAGCGTGTCAAGTGTCCTTCTACGGACTCGACATGGACCAATCGATCGTTTAGGAGGGAGCTGCAATCCCAGCCATTGCTGGCCCATTCCGTAAAGTTCGTTCCTATGGCAAGGACCGTGTCCACAGCAGGGTCAGTGAGGGCTTCAATCGCACTACTATGCCCTGCAAATCCGATTACTCCGCGAAACAACGGATGATAGGGGCTCACTAAACCCTTTCCGTGCGGTGTCGTAACGATCGAGGCCTGAAGCAACAGGGCCACTTCGAGAATGGTACCGATAGCCTCGCTGCATTCGGTACCGATGACAAGAACCATCTGCTTCGCATTCGAGATCTCATGGCACAGATTATCGACTGCGTTGTTATCCAGTAACGAAGGCCGATTCACCAGGGCCGCCAGATCATAGGAGGGCTCATCTACGGGTGAAGGGCCGCGCAGTATGTCCAGGGGTATGCTAAGATGAACCGGACCGTTAGGGGAGTGATACGCAGTCATGATCGCGGTCACCAGCTTGCGTTCCAGTTGGTCGGCGTGCGAAACCAAGGTGTTGTAGCGGGTGCAATGATGGAACATTCCGACCGTGTTCACACCCGTGCAAGAAGACTCTTGGAACGCACCACGACCGAAGTTGGCGAGTGCGGTTTGCGCCGTGATGATCAGCATCGGGATCTGGTTTTCGTAGGCGGAGCAGACGCCGGTGATGAGATTGGTCGCGCCGGGTCCCGTGGTCGAGCAGCAAACGCCCAGCTTGCCCGTTTGCCGTGTATAACCGTCCGCCATGAATCCGGCGCCAGTTTCGTGACGTGCTAAAATGGGGCGTGGCCCGCCGTGTCGTGCACTGCGAGCTAATGCGTTGTAGAGTGGCTCAATCGCTCCTCCCGGGATGCCGAACACGTACTCGACCGACAATTGCTGCAGGTAGGCGACCAGCAAATCGCCTAGCTCGATATGGCTGGCAACGGACTGTCTCCGTGCCGCATGGCTACTCGTCTTCAGCCCCATGGGCGCATGCTCCCCGCGTCGTTGTGAAGTCGGCCCTTGTCGGTCGCCTTCCTCGCATCGCATCGCCGAGCGAGCCAGGTCGCGTGACTTCTTGAACGTACCGGTAACTATTTTTCTAGCTGCGCTACGAAACCACCGGGTACCCGCCAAAGGGTGCGCTGCAGAGGCAATAGTGGGGCCACTTCGCCAGCGGCGCGCTTATTGAGCGGTATTCGTGAAGTAACGGCAAATTCCCGATACCGTGACGGCCGGGAACGCGTTGTAACCAGTATTGAGTGACCGTAGCACCACCTGGCGCTGACAACAAATTGACACCGAGGATGATCGTGAACAACGAAAATCGTGCCAAGCCGCCCCGCATTCCGAATGAGCCAAAACAGGTTGTCACATTCACAATCCTCGCGGCACTGAGTAGTTTGGTTGCCGCGACCATTGGGGCGAGTAGCCTAGCGTTGGCTGGCGCCATTCCCTGGGCTAACTATGCATTTAGCTGGGCGACGTGGTGGTTAGGGGACGTGACTGGGATACTCACGGTCGCGCCGCTACTGCTAGTTGTCGGCTACAGGGTTCTGCCAGGACAACGCCAGAACCGTTTGCTTTTCGTATGGATAAATGGGGGAGTCGGACTATCGCTCATCGCGTGCTACGACGTCTGGAACCTGGGCGACCAAGCGGTTGCAACTTACCTTGGCGTAAGCGGAGCCTGAGGCGCGCTAGCGGCCGGGTTATTATTCACCGCTTCGCTTGCCGCCTATGTCGACCGATACGTGCAGACCGAGGAAGCGCTGCACCAGAGTGAACAGCGCTCCCACCGCCAACTCCTCGAACTGGAGACGCTCTACCGTACCGCTCCGATTGGAATCGCCCTGGTGGACCGCGATCTGCGATTTCTGCGCATCAACGAGAAGTTGGCCGAGATCGACGGCGTGCCGGTGGACGCGCATATCGGACATACTCTGCGAGACATGGTGCCGGGTGTGGCGGACACCATCGAACCGTTGTACCGACGAGTGATTGAGACCGGAAAACCCGTTACCAGCTTCGAGATCCACGGTACTACGCCCGCACAACCGGGCGTTGAGCGGGACTGGCTAGTGGACTATTACCCGTTGAAGGCGCCAGACGGCTCAGTACAGGCTGTGGGAGCCATTGTGGTTGAGATCACTGAGCGCAAGCGGGCTGAGGAAGCGCTTTTCGAGCAGAAAGAGCGTGCACAGATCACACTCGCCTCGATTGGCGATGGGGTGATTACTATCGATGCTGCAGGGCGGGTGGAGTCCTTCAACCCTATGGCGGCACAACTGCTAGGCTGGAGCCATACAGAAGCCCAAGGACTATCCTTGATCGAAATCTTTCCCATCATCGACGAAACCACCCGCGAGCGGGTGGAGGATCCGGTGCAAAGCTGTTTACGCCTGGGCAAAACTACGGATTTTGGCAGTCCCGTCGTCTTGCTCCGGCGCGACGGGAAGGAACTCGTCATCGACGACTCGGCCGCACCGATTCACGATCGCGACGGCAGTATCACCGGTGCGGTCATGACCTTCCGGGATGTCACCGCACAGCACCGGCTGGCCAAACAGCTCACCTACCAAGCCACCCATGACGCCCTTACGGGTCTTGTTAACCGGCAGGAATTTGAACGCCGCTTGGGACTGATGCTGAAGCATGCCAAGGAACAACACCTCCGGCATGTGCTGTGTTATTTGGATTTGGATCAGTTTAAGGTCGTCAACGATACCTGTGGCCATAGCGCGGGGGATGAGTTACTGCGTCAACTGAGCGCGCTATTAAGAACCCGTATGCGTGAACGTGATACGCTAGCGCGCCTGGGGGGCGATGAGTTTGCGGTGCTCTTAGGCGAGTGTCCGCTGGACCAAGGGGTGCGTATCGCCAATCAGCTGCGCGAGCTGGTTCAGGATTTGCCCTTCATCTGGGAGGATAGGAGCTTTGGCGTGGGTGTGAGCATCGGTCTGGTCCCGATTACCGAGACCACTGGTGACCTCTCAAGCCTAATGAGTGCCGCCGATAGCGCCTGCTTTTCCGTCAAGGAGCGAGGTCGAAACCGCGTCTACGTGCATCAACCTGGCGATACCGACCTCCAACAGCGGCAGGAGGAGATGCACTGGGTGACCCGGCTCCATCAGACACTGGCCCACGACCGTCTGTGTTTGTACTTCCAGCCCATTGTGCCTCTTGGGCAGTCGACCACTGCAGGCACACGTGGCGAGATCCTCCTACGATTGATCGACGACAAAGGACAGGTTTTACTTCCTGGTGCCTTTATTCTGGCCGCAGAGCGCTATAACCAGATGCTGGCCATTGATCGCTGGGTTGTCCGCTCCACGCTTGCCGCCCTGAGTAATGCCAGCCCGGTTTCTGCTTCCCACCCGCTATGGCATCAATGTGTCAGGGCAGTCATTAAGCAACACAGAATTTCTCTACTTCGTGACGGAGGAATTGGACCGCAGCAGTATCGGACCGAGCCAGATCTGTTTTGAGATCACAGAGACCGCCGCCATTGCCAATCTGGCCGCGGCGATGAACTTCATTTATACACTCAAAGACAAGGGCTGTTGTTTTGCCCTGAACGATTTCGGGAGTGGGCTCTCTTCATTTGCTTATCTGAAGACCTTGCCAGTGGATTTTCTAAAGATCGACGGTCGATTTGTTAAGGACATGATTAATGACCCCATCGACTGCGCGATGGTGGAAGCAATCCATCGTGTAGGACATCTTATGGGAATTAAGACCATCGCCGAATCGGTAGAGAACCAAGCTGTCTCGGAGAAACTTAAGGGAATCGGTGTAGATTATGTACAAGGCTATGCAATAGCCAAACCCAGACCGTTTTTGGAAATGATAAAAACTTGATAAAAGGCATTTCCTTGCCCCTGGGTGCGCGGTGGGAATCCTCCAACCGATTGAGCGTGCTTTGGTCCGCGAGGGGCCTAACCGAGATCACCCCACAGCGCCTGCAGGGCGCAGAGGGCCGCGACCGCCGCGGTCTCGGTGCGCAGGACCCGCGGGCCGAGCCGTAGCGCTCGGTACCCGGCCCGCTCGGCGGCAGTCGCCTCTTCCGCGGCGAAGCCGCCCTCGGGACCGATCAACAAGGTGATGGAAGGATCGGGGGCGAGCTCGGAAAGCCGGCACGCACCCTCTTTGCGGATGAGGAGCAGCTTGAGCCCGGGCACGACACCAGACAGCCACTCGTCCATGGTCGCGACCCGCAGGAGCCGGGGGACGCGTGTGCGCCCGCACTGCTCGGAGGCCGCCTGCACGACCTTGGCCCAATGCTGGGCGCGACGCTCGCCGCGCTCGGCCGAAAGGCGCACCACGGAGCGCTCACTCGCGATCGGGACGATCCGCGAGACGCCGAGCTCCACGGCCTTCTGGAGGGTGTAATCCATGCGCTCGCCGCGCGAGATCCCTTGGGCCAGGGTCAGATGGAGCGGCGATTCGCGGTGGCCGGGCCGATGGCTGCCGACGCGCACGCCTACCCTCCCCCGCTCCAGCACCTCAATGATGGCCTGCCACTCACCGCCCTCGCCGTTGAAGAGCAGGAGATCGGCACCCGGCCCGAGGCGCAGCACGCGGCCGAGATGCCCGGCCACCTCGCCCGGGAGATCGACGCAAGCCCCTTCGCGAAGCCGGGCCGGCACGAATAGGCGTGGCACCCGCATGTCCCGCTTGTGAACGGCTCTATTGCGCGGTAGCGTGCTCGATGCCCTCGGTGGCGACCTCGGCCATGAGCCGGATCTCGTCCTCGGTAATCACATAGGGGGGCATGAAATAGATGACATCCCCGAGCGGCCGCAACAGCACCCCGCGCGACAGGCCATGGACATAGACGATGCGCCCGCGGCGCTCCTGCCACGGGTAAGGGAGTCGATGCCCCTTGTCCTTCACGAGCTCGATGGCCAGGATCATACCTGTCTGCCGCACCTCGGCCACGTGTGGGTGGTCATGGAGATGCGCCGTGGCCGCACGCATCGCTTGGGCGAGCATGCGATTGTCCGCGATGACCGGCCGCTCGTCGAAGAGGCCGAGCGTGGCGAGCGCCGCGCGGCAGGCGAGCGGATTGCCCGTATAACTATGCGAGTGCAGGAACGCGATCCGGCTTGCGAAATCGCCGTAGAACGCGCGGTAGACCTCATCGGTGGTCAGGACCGCGCCAAGCGGTAGATAACCGCCCGTGAGCCCCTTCGACAGGCACAGGAAATCCGGGCTGACAGCGGCCTGTTCGCACGCGAACATCGATCCGGTCCGGCCGAAACCCACCGCCACCTCGTCGGCGATGAGATGGACCCCAACCTCATCGCAGGCCGCGCGCAGGCGTTCCAAGTAAACCGGGTGGTACATGCGCATCCCGCCCGCGCACTGCACCAGGGGCTCGATGATGACCGCGCACACCTCGTCGGCATGGCGTTCCAGGAGATGCGCCAGGGGCTCGAACCGGCGCGCACTGTAGGGGCCCCAGCCCTCGCCCGGCTCGCGATAATAGCAATCCGGCGAGGGCGCGCGGATGACGTCCATGAGCAGCGGGCCATAGCATTCGCGGTACAGCGGGAGGTCGGACACCGCCAGCGCCCCCAGGGTCTCGCCGTGGTAGGCGTTCTCGAGAGCAATGAAGCGGGTCTTGCGGGTATCCCCCCGATTCCGCCAGTAGTGGAAGCTCATCTTGAGCGCCACCTCGACGGCCGTCGAACCGTTATCGGCGTAGAAACAACGTGTGAGCCCGGCCGGGCTGATCTCGATCAGACGTTCGGCGAGCGCGACGGCCGGCTCGTGGGTGAAGCCGGCGAGCAGGACGTGCTCAAGGTCTTGCGCCTGCCGGCACACCGCGGCGCTGATGGTAGGATGGGCATGGCCGAAGAGATTCACCCACCACGAGCTGATCGCGTCTAGGTAACGGCGCCCGTGCTGGTCTTGGAGCCAGACGCCATGGGCACGGCGGATGGCGATAGGAGGCAATCGTTCGTGGTCCCGCATCTGCGTGCAGGGGTGCCACAGGACCGCCCGATCGCGCTCGCCGAGACCCATACTCCGTGGGGGTAACGCTTGGAGACCCGCCGCCCCGTTCGGGGCTCAACCCTGGACCGTCGCCACCGGCCCGACCAGGGCGCCGATCAGACGGTCTTCCATCTCGATGCGCCTCGCCAGGACCTCGCCGAGCCGCGACAGATCAGTACGCAGGTCCGCGTTAGCGCCTTGCGACCGGTCCCCACAGTATTTTTCGCTGAACTCGAGGGCGAGCTCCGTCGTAGCGGCGATGTCGGGGCAGAGAGCAACCGCCAGATCCAGCACCGGACGGCGCCTCTCGGTGCGCTTTTCCAAGCGCTCATAAAGCCCGAAATGCGTGGCGGCGATGTAGTCGGTCAAGAGCTGACAGAACTCGGTCACGAGCGCCGCACTCGGTTTTTCGTGGTCGAAGGGCGGGACGCCGGAGAGCCGGCACATGAGCGCCAAGACCTGATCGCGCTCCGTCAGGAGCTTGGCCACGAGCCCCTGGGTGGCTCGGCGATCCATGGCATATGTCTGGTTCAGGTTTCGCATGTCCCCGATACCTCCCATGTCGTTGTGCCTACGGTACGCTAAGAAGGCGTACGCTATCAAGGGTCTTCATCCCGAGTGCCCGCGTCTTTTTAGCAAACTAGAGGCCGCTTGACCGGATAATAATCGCCGCCGTGCAGATCAAAGGCTATAACATTCGCCACGCGATCGGAGAAGGCGGGATGGCGACCGCGTATCTGGCCATCCAGGAATCGCTCGGGCGTCCGGTCGTGCTCAAGGTCCTGCACACCACGCGCAGCGCCAATCCAAAGGAGGTCGAGCGCTTCAAGAAGGAAGGCCGCATCATCGCCTCCCTGAACCACCCCAACATCATCACGGTCTTCGATATCGACACGGCTGGAGATGCCGCATATCTGGCCATGGAGTATGTCGAAGGGGGCGATCTGCGCAAGCGCATGAGCGGGGCCCTGACGCCACAGGAGGCGCTGGACATCCTCATCAAGGTCGGTGGCGCGCTCAGCGCCGCCCACAAGAAAGGCATCATCCAACCGCGACGTCAAGCCCGCCAACATCCTGTTCCGAAAAGACGGCACGCCGCTGCTCAGCGATTTCGGTATCGCCAAACAGACGGCCGGCGACAACGACCTGACGCAGACCGGGATCTTCCTGGGGAGCCCCAACTACATGGCCCCCGAACAGGCCGAGACCGGGTCGATCGACGGTCGTGCCGACCTCTACAGCCTCGGGGTGATCTTCTATGAGATGCTGACGGGGATGAAGCCCTTTTACGCCGACTCGGCGGTCGATGTGATCGTGCAGCACAAGCGCGCCCCGATCCCCACCTTGCCGACCGGCCTCGATCAGTATCAAGCCTTGCTGAACCTGATGCTCGCCAAGCACCGCAAGGACCGCTTCCGCGATGCCGAGAGCCTGCTGCACTACGTCCGGCATTTGTTGCAGAGCGGGACCTTGAAGACCGAGAGGGACGTGGCACAGGCCCCTGAGATCGATGTCTCGGGACCGAAGTCCGTCACGACACACCACGACCAGGCACGGGAGATCGCCATGCCCCGAGCGCCGCGCTCGCGCCGCACGCTTTATCGGCTATGCGGAGAGCTCGGCGCTGCCATCATCGGATACGTCGCGCTCTACTATGCGGAGTCCTCGGTGGACATCGCCGGCAATGCCGTCGCGCCCCCACCACCGGTGGCAGGGCGCCCGGTTGCCCCTCTGCCTCCCAAGTCGAGCCCGATTGCCACGACGCCCCCTAAACTGATAGATAAGGGCACAGCCCTGCACGCGCCGGCGAGCGATGAAGTGGTCCAGGCCCTGCGATGGCTGGCGCGCAAGAGCCTGGCCGACTATCGGCTCACCGATCCGCCCCGCGACAACGCCTTTTACTATTACTCGCGCCTGCGCGACATCGAGCCCGGCAACGAAGAAGCACGCCGGGGGATCCTCGAGATCGCCAACCGCTTCGCCTTGCTGGCCGAGCGGGAGCTGGCGAGCCAGCGCTATCAGGAGGCCAGGAGCTATGTCGGCATGGGCCTGCACATCGACCCCGCCAATGCCAGTCTCCTGGCACTCAAGCCGCTCGCCGACCACCCGCCGCGAGGGCTCATCGCGCGCCTCGCCGATCTGCTCTCGCTGCGCTGAGCACGCGCGATAGAGATGGGCGGAAAGACGCGCTAAGGGCCCGTCGAGGACGCGCCAGGCGGCCCGG from Pseudomonadota bacterium encodes:
- a CDS encoding sigma D regulator, with product MDRRATQGLVAKLLTERDQVLALMCRLSGVPPFDHEKPSAALVTEFCQLLTDYIAATHFGLYERLEKRTERRRPVLDLAVALCPDIAATTELALEFSEKYCGDRSQGANADLRTDLSRLGEVLARRIEMEDRLIGALVGPVATVQG
- a CDS encoding 16S rRNA (uracil(1498)-N(3))-methyltransferase, whose amino-acid sequence is MRVPRLFVPARLREGACVDLPGEVAGHLGRVLRLGPGADLLLFNGEGGEWQAIIEVLERGRVGVRVGSHRPGHRESPLHLTLAQGISRGERMDYTLQKAVELGVSRIVPIASERSVVRLSAERGERRAQHWAKVVQAASEQCGRTRVPRLLRVATMDEWLSGVVPGLKLLLIRKEGACRLSELAPDPSITLLIGPEGGFAAEEATAAERAGYRALRLGPRVLRTETAAVAALCALQALWGDLG
- a CDS encoding citryl-CoA lyase; this encodes MSAKAPISKEPEVIHSRLWQELEEPDNPFAAKACYCAGYDVYGDLLGKATWIEYLYLLFKHEGPSCSQTKLLEGLAIAVANLGPREPSINAAMSAGAGGSTHASCLMAALAVGAGQLGGAHEVALAMAYWRECGENAPAWRDRLRDPPKEERADVWIPMEHAPGFDPHGASCATPVRQTLASLARLSPGCSLPWLRAHREELEAAADAPLSMTGVAAAAMIDLGMTIDEGEMLYLFLRLPGAAAHALEQQGYGWHRFPFFVDGIVLEDDPGKTETVGIVG
- a CDS encoding adenosylmethionine--8-amino-7-oxononanoate transaminase, translated to MGLGERDRAVLWHPCTQMRDHERLPPIAIRRAHGVWLQDQHGRRYLDAISSWWVNLFGHAHPTISAAVCRQAQDLEHVLLAGFTHEPAVALAERLIEISPAGLTRCFYADNGSTAVEVALKMSFHYWRNRGDTRKTRFIALENAYHGETLGALAVSDLPLYRECYGPLLMDVIRAPSPDCYYREPGEGWGPYSARRFEPLAHLLERHADEVCAVIIEPLVQCAGGMRMYHPVYLERLRAACDEVGVHLIADEVAVGFGRTGSMFACEQAAVSPDFLCLSKGLTGGYLPLGAVLTTDEVYRAFYGDFASRIAFLHSHSYTGNPLACRAALATLGLFDERPVIADNRMLAQAMRAATAHLHDHPHVAEVRQTGMILAIELVKDKGHRLPYPWQERRGRIVYVHGLSRGVLLRPLGDVIYFMPPYVITEDEIRLMAEVATEGIEHATAQ
- a CDS encoding serine/threonine protein kinase, translated to MARSAPPTRKASSNRDVKPANILFRKDGTPLLSDFGIAKQTAGDNDLTQTGIFLGSPNYMAPEQAETGSIDGRADLYSLGVIFYEMLTGMKPFYADSAVDVIVQHKRAPIPTLPTGLDQYQALLNLMLAKHRKDRFRDAESLLHYVRHLLQSGTLKTERDVAQAPEIDVSGPKSVTTHHDQAREIAMPRAPRSRRTLYRLCGELGAAIIGYVALYYAESSVDIAGNAVAPPPPVAGRPVAPLPPKSSPIATTPPKLIDKGTALHAPASDEVVQALRWLARKSLADYRLTDPPRDNAFYYYSRLRDIEPGNEEARRGILEIANRFALLAERELASQRYQEARSYVGMGLHIDPANASLLALKPLADHPPRGLIARLADLLSLR
- a CDS encoding thiamine pyrophosphate-binding protein, with product MGLKTSSHAARRQSVASHIELGDLLVAYLQQLSVEYVFGIPGGAIEPLYNALARSARHGGPRPILARHETGAGFMADGYTRQTGKLGVCCSTTGPGATNLITGVCSAYENQIPMLIITAQTALANFGRGAFQESSCTGVNTVGMFHHCTRYNTLVSHADQLERKLVTAIMTAYHSPNGPVHLSIPLDILRGPSPVDEPSYDLAALVNRPSLLDNNAVDNLCHEISNAKQMVLVIGTECSEAIGTILEVALLLQASIVTTPHGKGLVSPYHPLFRGVIGFAGHSSAIEALTDPAVDTVLAIGTNFTEWASNGWDCSSLLNDRLVHVESVEGHLTRSPMARLHVRGRIITIFERLLKHLRTIATETVGVTRPTTEHGPGTIQSKRKTSPSLPFRLEGESKYYSDATPIKPQRLMRELTVLFPPHTCFLADTGNSFAWAIHYLHPFDRRIAGQRAPNAGLFRSALEFASMGWAIGAAIGTALGRGGNPVVCITGDGSWLMSGQEITVAVEEKLPVIFVILNDGALGMVKHGQRLACAEPIGYQLPEVDYAALAWAMGAEGYTIRSPKDLRVLDVQALCKRAGPSLLDVRIDVEEVPPIKTRVRALSAVK